Proteins from one Strix uralensis isolate ZFMK-TIS-50842 chromosome 14, bStrUra1, whole genome shotgun sequence genomic window:
- the IRF1 gene encoding interferon regulatory factor 1, whose amino-acid sequence MPVSRMRMRPWLEMQINSNQIPGLIWINKDKMMFQIPWKHAAKHGWDMEKDACLFRSWAIHTGRYKVGEKDPDPKTWKANFRCAMNSLPDIEEVKDKSINKGSSAVRVYRMLPPLTKDQKKERKSKSSREARNRSKRKPYEDMRTEESAERLTNTPLPDDHSGYTVHDYTGQEVEVESTSITLDLSSCEVSGSLTDWRPPMEITMADSTNDLYQLQVSPLASSSEVTDEDEEEMNSDIFKLLEPAQDWHATSVGGKGFLTNEPGTQTMCSTYSYKEQDGEIDTTSGELEFRFFDQKSSLDFSWLETVRPSMQVIPCGL is encoded by the exons ATGCCAGTGTCAAGAATGCGCATGAGGCCCTGGTTGGAAATGCAGATTAATTCCAATCAAATACCAGGACTGATATGGATTAACAAG GATAAGATGATGTTTCAAATCCCATGGAAGCACGCAGCGAAGCATGGCTGGGACATGGAGAAAGACGCCTGCCTCTTCCGGAGCTGGGCCATTCATACAG GAAGATATAAAGTAGGTGAGAAAGACCCTGATCCGAAAACCTGGAAGGCAAACTTCCGCTGTGCTATGAATTCACTGCCCGACATCGAAGAAGTGAAGGATAAAAGCATCAACAAAGGCTCCAGTGCTGTCAGGGTTTACAGGATGCTGCCGCCCCTGACAAAGGATCAGAAGAAAG aaaggAAGTCAAAGTCTTCAAGAGAAGCAAGAAACAGGAGCAAGAGAAAG CCATACGAAGACATGAGGACGGAAGAGTCAGCAGAAAGACTAACCAACACTCCTCTGCCAGATGACCACAGTGGCTACACTGTTCATGACTACACGGGGCAGGAAGTGGAGGTTGAGAGCACATCCATCACCTTAG ACCTCTCGTCGTGTGAGGTGAGCGGCTCCCTGACCGACTGGAGGCCGCCGATGGAGATCACCATGGCTGACAGCACCAACGACCTCTACCAGCTCCAGGTGTCTCCCCTAGCTTCATCCTCAGAAG TCACAGACGAAGATGAAGAGGAAATGAATTCGGACATTTTTAAG CTGCTTGAACCAGCCCAGGACTGGCACGCCACCAGCGTCGGGGGGAAAGGCTTTCTCACCAACGAGCCGGGCACGCAGACCATGTGCAGCACTTACAGCTACAAGGAGCAGGATGGGGAGATCGACACGACTTCGG GAGAGCTGGAGTTCAGGTTCTTCGACCAGAAAAGCAGCCTAGACTTCTCCTGGCTGGAGACAGTGAGACCTAGCATGCAAGTCATTCCCTGTGGCTTGTAA